Sequence from the Clostridium butyricum genome:
ATGCTAAAGAAAAGTATAGTGCAGTTGTTGAAGAACTTATACCTGACTTGTTAACTATTGGTGAACTTCAAAAAGTATTACAGAATTTATTGAGAGAAAAAGTTCCAATAAAGGATATAGTTACAATAATGGAATCATTAGCTGATAATGCTAGAAATACAAGAGACCTTGAAGTATTAACTGAATATGTAAGATTTTCTTTATCGCGAACTATATGTAATACAGTTGTAGATGAGAACAGAACTATAAATGTTGTAACTTTAGATCCAGTAATAGAGGATATAGTAGCAAATAATATTCAAAAATCAGTTCAGGGATCATTCCCAACTGTAGATCCAGATACGACTACAAGGATACTTGGAGCAATAAAGGATACCGTGGAAAGCGTTTATTTTTATAATAATCAACCTATAATACTTGTTTCACCTAATATAAGACCAGTATTTAGAAAGCTTATAGAAATGGTATTCCCACAAATAATGATTATTTCATTAAATGAAGTACCAAATGATGTTCAAATTAATAGCGAAGGAGTTGTAAGAATATAGATGATCATAAAAAAATATCTCGTTAAGAATATTAATGAAGCTATGAGTAAAATACGATATGAACTCGGAAAAGATGCTATTATAATAAGTCAAAGAAAAGTTAGAAAATCAGGTTTTGCTGGATTATTTTCCGGGAAATTAATAGAAGTTACAGCAGCAGTTGAAACTTCTGTTAATGAAGAAAAGAAAGATGAGAGTCATAAACAAAATATTATTACTGAAGAAGATGAATTTAAAAAGTCTATTGAAAGTATAAAAAAATTAATGGAGAATGAAATTGCAGTAACACAAACTAAGGAAAAGTCTTCAGAATTGAATAATATGATAAAAGAACATAATAGTAATGTTGAAAAAGAAAGACAAGGTTCTCTTATTGATTCTCTTGTAGGCTTTGAGGATAATGACAGTAAAACAATACAAAATGATATTTATAGGAAGAACTTTTTAAATAATAATAATGAACTTAGTGTTGAATCTGTACATAAAGAAGTTGAAGAATTAAAAACTTTGATAAACAAAGTAATAGAGAATAAAACGGCTATTTCAGAAGAAATAGATGAGTCAATTGAGGAAGTTAATCTATTAAATTTAGATTCTTTAAAAGAACAATTGAATAATTTGGATATTGATGAAGATTTCTATGATGATGTTATAAATATGGCTTTAGATTATAAAGATGAAGATATTAGTGAAACTGAGATATTAAGAGATATTTTTGAGAGAGATATTCTTGTAACTAATAAGGGGCTTAATGGAAAAGTTGTATTAGTAGGACCTACAGGTGTCGGAAAGACAACTACAATTGCAAAGCTTGCTGGCAGACTTGCACTTGTTGAAAAGAAAAAAGTAGGATTAATAACTATCGATACATATAGAATAGGGGCTATTGAACAGCTTAAAACATATGCAGAAATAATGAATATACCATTTAAAGTTGTTATTACTATAAAAGAGATGGAAAATGCAATTGAATCAATGGAAGATTGTGATGTTGTACTTATAGATACTACTGGAAGAAGCAGTAAAAATACAATGCAGATTTCAGAACTTAGAGCATTTGTACAAAAGGCTAATCCAGATCATGTTAATATGGTTATAAGTGCTACAACTAAGAACAAAGATATAAAAGGTATATTAAAAGGTTATTCTGAACTTGGATATGAAAGTGTAATTGTAACAAAGCTTGATGAAACAACGGCTTATGGATCTATATATAATATATCAAGAAATTCTAATAAGCCGATTAGTTTTATAACTATTGGTCAAAATGTTCCAGATGATATAAAATTATCAACTAAGGAGGAACTTACACGCTTCATATTAGGGGAGGAAACTCTATGTTAGATCAAGCAGAAGCGCTCAGAAAATTAGCAGATAATGATGGAAAAGAGAATCAAAAGAATAATATTAGCAAAATTATAACAGTAACATCTGGAAAAGGTGGAGTTGGAAAAAGTAATTTTGTTGTGAATCTTGCTATTACTTTACAAAAAAATGGTAAAAAAGTTCTTATTTTTGACGCGGATCTTGGCATGGGAAATGATGATGTTCTTATGGGACTATATCCTAAGCATAATATATTTGACATTATATTTACTGATTTGACATTAAAGGATATAATTATAGAGGGGAATGAAGGAGTTGCTTTAATTCCAGCAGGTTCAGGTTTAAATAAAGTTCATGAACTTACTGAAAATGAAAGGCAGTTATTTTTAAGTAAATTATCTGAACTTGATGAATTTGATTATATATTAATGGATACTGGAGCTGGAGTAAGTAGAGATATATTAGCATTTATATCTGCATCAGAAGAACTTATAATAATAACAACTCCTGAACCAACATCGCTTACAGATGCATACAGTCTTGCAAAAGCAGCAGATCATTTTAAACTAAAAGATAACGCAAAAGTTATAGTGAATAAAGCATTTTCTAAAGAAGAAGGAATTGAAACATTTAATAAATTTAACAGAGCTGTGACTAAATTTTTAAATATAAAAATCGAATATTTAGGTTATATTTTGGACGATAGAAAACTTGTACAAAGCGTAAGAGCTCAAAAACCATTTGTAACTTTATATCCTAATTGTGATGCTTCTAAAAATATAGAAGATATTGCAATGAAAATTTTAGGACAAGACTCTGTAAATACAGGCGGTGCAAAAAAACTATTTAAAAAACTACTTAATTTATTTTCATAAGGGGGATTTTACACATGGATAATTTTCAACTGGATGTAAATGACAGACTCGAAGTTATAGCAAAAGATAAAGCATATAAAAGCCTGATAACTGATGTTGATGATGATTGGATAAAGATTAATGTTCCAGTTTTTGAAGGTGAATATTTAGTATTGTATAGTGGTGAAATGGTAATAATAAATATGTATCTTGATAACGGAAAATGCTATAGTTTTAATGCTAAAGTGTTATCAAAAGGAAAAGAAGGAAACATACCGTATTACAAATTATCAGAACCTATTAATATTAAAAGAATACAAAGAAGAAATTATTTTAGAGTAGGAATTTTAAACAATGCTTACTATAAAAATATAACTAATTTAGATAAAAATGATGTTGATGATGAACAATACACAGAAGCAATGATGTTGGATTTAAGTGGAGGCGGATTAAAACTGAAAATTAATGAAGATGTTCAGATGCATGATATATTATCAATTAAAATGAGAATAAAGGGTTCAGAAATT
This genomic interval carries:
- the flhF gene encoding flagellar biosynthesis protein FlhF, with translation MIIKKYLVKNINEAMSKIRYELGKDAIIISQRKVRKSGFAGLFSGKLIEVTAAVETSVNEEKKDESHKQNIITEEDEFKKSIESIKKLMENEIAVTQTKEKSSELNNMIKEHNSNVEKERQGSLIDSLVGFEDNDSKTIQNDIYRKNFLNNNNELSVESVHKEVEELKTLINKVIENKTAISEEIDESIEEVNLLNLDSLKEQLNNLDIDEDFYDDVINMALDYKDEDISETEILRDIFERDILVTNKGLNGKVVLVGPTGVGKTTTIAKLAGRLALVEKKKVGLITIDTYRIGAIEQLKTYAEIMNIPFKVVITIKEMENAIESMEDCDVVLIDTTGRSSKNTMQISELRAFVQKANPDHVNMVISATTKNKDIKGILKGYSELGYESVIVTKLDETTAYGSIYNISRNSNKPISFITIGQNVPDDIKLSTKEELTRFILGEETLC
- a CDS encoding MinD/ParA family protein, with amino-acid sequence MLDQAEALRKLADNDGKENQKNNISKIITVTSGKGGVGKSNFVVNLAITLQKNGKKVLIFDADLGMGNDDVLMGLYPKHNIFDIIFTDLTLKDIIIEGNEGVALIPAGSGLNKVHELTENERQLFLSKLSELDEFDYILMDTGAGVSRDILAFISASEELIIITTPEPTSLTDAYSLAKAADHFKLKDNAKVIVNKAFSKEEGIETFNKFNRAVTKFLNIKIEYLGYILDDRKLVQSVRAQKPFVTLYPNCDASKNIEDIAMKILGQDSVNTGGAKKLFKKLLNLFS
- a CDS encoding flagellar brake protein, with the translated sequence MDNFQLDVNDRLEVIAKDKAYKSLITDVDDDWIKINVPVFEGEYLVLYSGEMVIINMYLDNGKCYSFNAKVLSKGKEGNIPYYKLSEPINIKRIQRRNYFRVGILNNAYYKNITNLDKNDVDDEQYTEAMMLDLSGGGLKLKINEDVQMHDILSIKMRIKGSEIVVNGEVVRIEISEDRNKMCGIKFLDISQSQTDRIIEELFEIMRKQRALT